Proteins encoded within one genomic window of Manis pentadactyla isolate mManPen7 chromosome 4, mManPen7.hap1, whole genome shotgun sequence:
- the AOC3 gene encoding membrane primary amine oxidase isoform X1 encodes MNKKTTLVLLALAVIAIFVLVCVLLAGRGGDGGEPSLPPRCPFVPPSAQPWTHPGQSQLFADLGQEELMAVMSFLTQQLGPGLVDAAQARPSDNCVFSVELQLPPKAAALAHLDRGRPPPAREALAIILFGGQAQPNVSELVVGPLPHPTYMRDVTLERHGGPLLYHRRPMRLREYLDIDQMIFRRELPQVAGLLHHCCFYKRQGGNLVMMITAPPGLQSGDRATWLGLYYNISGAGIYLHPVGLELLVDHKALDPAHWTIQKVFFQGRYYESLAQLEDQFEAGLVNVLLIPDNGTGGSWSLKSHVPRGPAPPLQFYPQGPRFSVQGSRVASSLWTFSFGLGAFSGPRVFDIRFQGERIAYEVSVQEALTVYGGNSPAAMLTRYMDGSFGLGKYATPLTRGVDCPYLATYVDWHFLLESQAPKTIHDAFCVFEQNQGLPLRRHHSDFYSHYFGGLTETMLVIRSVSTLLNYDYVWDMVFHPSGALEVRFHATGYISSAFLFGAARKYGNQVGEHTLGTVHTHSAHFKVDLDVGGLENWVWAEDMAFVPMAVPWSPEHQMQRLQVTRKLLETEEQAAFPLGGASPRYLYLASNHSNKWGHPRGYRIQMLSFAGEPLPQNSSMESAFSWGRYQLAVTQRKEEEPSSTSIYNQYDPWAPTVDFTGFINNETIAGEDLVAWVTAGFLHIPHAEDIPNTVTVGNSVGFFLRPYNFFDQDPSFDSADSIYFQGDQDAGDCEVTSLACLPQAASCAPDVPAFSHGGFSHN; translated from the exons ATGAATAAGAAGACCACCCTGGTGCTCCTTGCTCTGGCTGTCATCGCTATCTTtgtcttggtgtgtgttttgCTAGCTGGCAGGGGTGGAGATGGGGGTGAACCCAGCCTGCCTCCCCGCTGCCCCTTTGTACCTCCCAGTGCCCAGCCCTGGACACACCCAGGCCAGAGCCAGCTGTTTGCAGACCTGGGCCAAGAGGAGCTGATGGCTGTGATGAGCTTTCTGACCCAGCAGCTGGGCCCCGGCCTGGTGGATGCAGCCCAGGCCCGCCCCTCGGACAACTGTGTCTTCTCGGTGGAACTGCAGCTGCCCCCCAAGGCTGCAGCCCTGGCCCATCTGGACAGGGGGAGACCCCCACCCGCCCGGGAGGCACTGGCCATCATCTTATTTGGTGGACAAGCCCAGCCCAACGTGAGTGAGCTGGTGGTGGGGCCGCTGCCACACCCCACCTACATGCGGGATGTGACCCTGGAGCGTCACGGGGGCCCCCTGCTCTATCACCGACGCCCCATGCGGCTCCGAGAGTACCTGGACATAGACCAGATGATTTTCCGTAGAGAGCTGCCTCAGGTTGCTGGGCTTCTGCACCACTGTTGCTTCTACAAACGCCAAGGAGGCAACCTGGTGATGATGATCACAGCGCCCCCTGGCTTGCAGTCAGGGGACCGGGCTACCTGGCTGGGCCTCTACTACAACATCTCAGGGGCTGGGATTTATCTGCACCCCGTGGGGCTGGAGCTGCTGGTTGACCACAAGGCCCTGGACCCTGCCCACTGGACCATCCAGAAGGTGTTCTTTCAAGGCCGCTACTATGAGAGTCTGGCCCAGCTGGAGGACCAGTTTGAGGCCGGCCTGGTGAATGTGCTGCTGATCCCAGACAATGGCACGGGTGGGTCCTGGTCGCTGAAGTCCCACGTTCCCCGGGGTCCGGCTCCCCCACTGCAGTTCTATCCCCAGGGCCCCCGCTTCAGTGTCCAGGGAAGCCGAGTGGCCTCTTCACTGTGGACTTTCTCCTTTGGCCTCGGAGCTTTCAGTGGCCCGAGGGTCTTCGACATCCGCTTCCAGGGGGAGAGAATAGCTTATGAAGTCAGCGTCCAGGAGGCCTTGACCGTCTATGGCGGCAACTCCCCTGCGGCGATGCTGACCCGCTACATGGACGGCAGCTTTGGCTTGGGAAAGTACGCCACACCTCTGACCCGTGGGGTGGACTGTCCTTACCTGGCCACTTATGTGGACTGGCACTTTCTTTTGGAGTCCCAGGCCCCCAAGACAATACATGATGCCTTTTGCGTGTTTGAACAGAACCAGGGTCTCCCCCTGAGGCGACACCACTCAGATTTCTACTCCCACTATTTTGGGGGCCTTACAGAGACAATGCTGGTCATCAGATCTGTGTCTACTCTGCTCAACTATGACTATGTGTGGGATATGGTCTTCCACCCCAGTGGGGCCCTAGAAGTCAGATTCCATGCTACGGGCTACATCAGCTCAGCGTTCCTCTTTGGTGCTGCCCGGAAGTATGGGAACCAGGTTGGGGAGCACACGCTGGGCACTGTCCACACCCACAGTGCCCACTTCAAGGTGGATCTGGATGTAGGAG GACTGGAGAACTGGGTCTGGGCTGAGGACATGGCCTTTGTCCCCATGGCGGTACCCTGGAGCCCCGAGCACCAGATGCAGAGGCTGCAGGTGACCCGGAAGCTGCTGGAGACAGAGGAGCAGGCTGCCTTCCCCCTGGGAGGAGCCTCACCCCGCTACCTGTACCTGGCCAGCAACCACAGCAACAAGTGGGGCCACCCTCGGGGCTACCGCATCCAGATGCTCAGCTTTGCTGGGGAGCCGCTGCCTCAGAACAGCTCCATGGAGAGCGCCTTCAGCTGGGGGAG GTACCAGCTGGCAGTGACCCAGCGGAAGGAGGAGGAGCCCAGCAGCACCAGCATCTACAATCAGTACGACCCTTGGGCCCCCACCGTGGACTTCACGGGCTTCATCAACAACGAGACCATTGCTGGAGAG GACTTGGTGGCCTGGGTGACCGCTGGTTTCCTGCACATCCCACATGCAGAGGACATTCCCAACACAGTGACTGTGGGGAATAGTGTGGGCTTCTTCCTCCGACCCTACAACTTCTTTGACCAGGACCCTTCCTTCGATTCTGCTGACTCCATCTACTTCCAGGGGGACCAGGATGCTGGGGACTGTGAGGTCACCTCCCTGGCTTGCCTCCCCCAGGCTGCTTCCTGTGCCCCTGACGTCCCTGCCTTCTCCCACGGGGGCTTCTCTCACAACTAG
- the AOC3 gene encoding membrane primary amine oxidase isoform X2, translated as MNKKTTLVLLALAVIAIFVLVCVLLAGRGGDGGEPSLPPRCPFVPPSAQPWTHPGQSQLFADLGQEELMAVMSFLTQQLGPGLVDAAQARPSDNCVFSVELQLPPKAAALAHLDRGRPPPAREALAIILFGGQAQPNVSELVVGPLPHPTYMRDVTLERHGGPLLYHRRPMRLREYLDIDQMIFRRELPQVAGLLHHCCFYKRQGGNLVMMITAPPGLQSGDRATWLGLYYNISGAGIYLHPVGLELLVDHKALDPAHWTIQKVFFQGRYYESLAQLEDQFEAGLVNVLLIPDNGTGGSWSLKSHVPRGPAPPLQFYPQGPRFSVQGSRVASSLWTFSFGLGAFSGPRVFDIRFQGERIAYEVSVQEALTVYGGNSPAAMLTRYMDGSFGLGKYATPLTRGVDCPYLATYVDWHFLLESQAPKTIHDAFCVFEQNQGLPLRRHHSDFYSHYFGGLTETMLVIRSVSTLLNYDYVWDMVFHPSGALEVRFHATGYISSAFLFGAARKYGNQVGEHTLGTVHTHSAHFKVDLDVGGLENWVWAEDMAFVPMAVPWSPEHQMQRLQVTRKLLETEEQAAFPLGGASPRYLYLASNHSNKWGHPRGYRIQMLSFAGEPLPQNSSMESAFSWGRYQLAVTQRKEEEPSSTSIYNQYDPWAPTVDFTGFINNETIAGEDLVAWVTAGFLHIPHAEDIPNTVTVGNSVGFFLRPYNFFDQDPSFDSADSIYFQGDQDAGDCPHLLFLPVL; from the exons ATGAATAAGAAGACCACCCTGGTGCTCCTTGCTCTGGCTGTCATCGCTATCTTtgtcttggtgtgtgttttgCTAGCTGGCAGGGGTGGAGATGGGGGTGAACCCAGCCTGCCTCCCCGCTGCCCCTTTGTACCTCCCAGTGCCCAGCCCTGGACACACCCAGGCCAGAGCCAGCTGTTTGCAGACCTGGGCCAAGAGGAGCTGATGGCTGTGATGAGCTTTCTGACCCAGCAGCTGGGCCCCGGCCTGGTGGATGCAGCCCAGGCCCGCCCCTCGGACAACTGTGTCTTCTCGGTGGAACTGCAGCTGCCCCCCAAGGCTGCAGCCCTGGCCCATCTGGACAGGGGGAGACCCCCACCCGCCCGGGAGGCACTGGCCATCATCTTATTTGGTGGACAAGCCCAGCCCAACGTGAGTGAGCTGGTGGTGGGGCCGCTGCCACACCCCACCTACATGCGGGATGTGACCCTGGAGCGTCACGGGGGCCCCCTGCTCTATCACCGACGCCCCATGCGGCTCCGAGAGTACCTGGACATAGACCAGATGATTTTCCGTAGAGAGCTGCCTCAGGTTGCTGGGCTTCTGCACCACTGTTGCTTCTACAAACGCCAAGGAGGCAACCTGGTGATGATGATCACAGCGCCCCCTGGCTTGCAGTCAGGGGACCGGGCTACCTGGCTGGGCCTCTACTACAACATCTCAGGGGCTGGGATTTATCTGCACCCCGTGGGGCTGGAGCTGCTGGTTGACCACAAGGCCCTGGACCCTGCCCACTGGACCATCCAGAAGGTGTTCTTTCAAGGCCGCTACTATGAGAGTCTGGCCCAGCTGGAGGACCAGTTTGAGGCCGGCCTGGTGAATGTGCTGCTGATCCCAGACAATGGCACGGGTGGGTCCTGGTCGCTGAAGTCCCACGTTCCCCGGGGTCCGGCTCCCCCACTGCAGTTCTATCCCCAGGGCCCCCGCTTCAGTGTCCAGGGAAGCCGAGTGGCCTCTTCACTGTGGACTTTCTCCTTTGGCCTCGGAGCTTTCAGTGGCCCGAGGGTCTTCGACATCCGCTTCCAGGGGGAGAGAATAGCTTATGAAGTCAGCGTCCAGGAGGCCTTGACCGTCTATGGCGGCAACTCCCCTGCGGCGATGCTGACCCGCTACATGGACGGCAGCTTTGGCTTGGGAAAGTACGCCACACCTCTGACCCGTGGGGTGGACTGTCCTTACCTGGCCACTTATGTGGACTGGCACTTTCTTTTGGAGTCCCAGGCCCCCAAGACAATACATGATGCCTTTTGCGTGTTTGAACAGAACCAGGGTCTCCCCCTGAGGCGACACCACTCAGATTTCTACTCCCACTATTTTGGGGGCCTTACAGAGACAATGCTGGTCATCAGATCTGTGTCTACTCTGCTCAACTATGACTATGTGTGGGATATGGTCTTCCACCCCAGTGGGGCCCTAGAAGTCAGATTCCATGCTACGGGCTACATCAGCTCAGCGTTCCTCTTTGGTGCTGCCCGGAAGTATGGGAACCAGGTTGGGGAGCACACGCTGGGCACTGTCCACACCCACAGTGCCCACTTCAAGGTGGATCTGGATGTAGGAG GACTGGAGAACTGGGTCTGGGCTGAGGACATGGCCTTTGTCCCCATGGCGGTACCCTGGAGCCCCGAGCACCAGATGCAGAGGCTGCAGGTGACCCGGAAGCTGCTGGAGACAGAGGAGCAGGCTGCCTTCCCCCTGGGAGGAGCCTCACCCCGCTACCTGTACCTGGCCAGCAACCACAGCAACAAGTGGGGCCACCCTCGGGGCTACCGCATCCAGATGCTCAGCTTTGCTGGGGAGCCGCTGCCTCAGAACAGCTCCATGGAGAGCGCCTTCAGCTGGGGGAG GTACCAGCTGGCAGTGACCCAGCGGAAGGAGGAGGAGCCCAGCAGCACCAGCATCTACAATCAGTACGACCCTTGGGCCCCCACCGTGGACTTCACGGGCTTCATCAACAACGAGACCATTGCTGGAGAG GACTTGGTGGCCTGGGTGACCGCTGGTTTCCTGCACATCCCACATGCAGAGGACATTCCCAACACAGTGACTGTGGGGAATAGTGTGGGCTTCTTCCTCCGACCCTACAACTTCTTTGACCAGGACCCTTCCTTCGATTCTGCTGACTCCATCTACTTCCAGGGGGACCAGGATGCTGGGGACT GCCCTCACCTCCTCTTCCTACCTGTTCTTTGA
- the AOC3 gene encoding membrane primary amine oxidase isoform X3: MQPRPAPRTTVSSRWNCSCPPRLQPWPIWTGGDPHPPGRHWPSSYLVDKPSPTELPQVAGLLHHCCFYKRQGGNLVMMITAPPGLQSGDRATWLGLYYNISGAGIYLHPVGLELLVDHKALDPAHWTIQKVFFQGRYYESLAQLEDQFEAGLVNVLLIPDNGTGGSWSLKSHVPRGPAPPLQFYPQGPRFSVQGSRVASSLWTFSFGLGAFSGPRVFDIRFQGERIAYEVSVQEALTVYGGNSPAAMLTRYMDGSFGLGKYATPLTRGVDCPYLATYVDWHFLLESQAPKTIHDAFCVFEQNQGLPLRRHHSDFYSHYFGGLTETMLVIRSVSTLLNYDYVWDMVFHPSGALEVRFHATGYISSAFLFGAARKYGNQVGEHTLGTVHTHSAHFKVDLDVGGLENWVWAEDMAFVPMAVPWSPEHQMQRLQVTRKLLETEEQAAFPLGGASPRYLYLASNHSNKWGHPRGYRIQMLSFAGEPLPQNSSMESAFSWGRYQLAVTQRKEEEPSSTSIYNQYDPWAPTVDFTGFINNETIAGEDLVAWVTAGFLHIPHAEDIPNTVTVGNSVGFFLRPYNFFDQDPSFDSADSIYFQGDQDAGDCEVTSLACLPQAASCAPDVPAFSHGGFSHN; encoded by the exons ATGCAGCCCAGGCCCGCCCCTCGGACAACTGTGTCTTCTCGGTGGAACTGCAGCTGCCCCCCAAGGCTGCAGCCCTGGCCCATCTGGACAGGGGGAGACCCCCACCCGCCCGGGAGGCACTGGCCATCATCTTATTTGGTGGACAAGCCCAGCCCAAC AGAGCTGCCTCAGGTTGCTGGGCTTCTGCACCACTGTTGCTTCTACAAACGCCAAGGAGGCAACCTGGTGATGATGATCACAGCGCCCCCTGGCTTGCAGTCAGGGGACCGGGCTACCTGGCTGGGCCTCTACTACAACATCTCAGGGGCTGGGATTTATCTGCACCCCGTGGGGCTGGAGCTGCTGGTTGACCACAAGGCCCTGGACCCTGCCCACTGGACCATCCAGAAGGTGTTCTTTCAAGGCCGCTACTATGAGAGTCTGGCCCAGCTGGAGGACCAGTTTGAGGCCGGCCTGGTGAATGTGCTGCTGATCCCAGACAATGGCACGGGTGGGTCCTGGTCGCTGAAGTCCCACGTTCCCCGGGGTCCGGCTCCCCCACTGCAGTTCTATCCCCAGGGCCCCCGCTTCAGTGTCCAGGGAAGCCGAGTGGCCTCTTCACTGTGGACTTTCTCCTTTGGCCTCGGAGCTTTCAGTGGCCCGAGGGTCTTCGACATCCGCTTCCAGGGGGAGAGAATAGCTTATGAAGTCAGCGTCCAGGAGGCCTTGACCGTCTATGGCGGCAACTCCCCTGCGGCGATGCTGACCCGCTACATGGACGGCAGCTTTGGCTTGGGAAAGTACGCCACACCTCTGACCCGTGGGGTGGACTGTCCTTACCTGGCCACTTATGTGGACTGGCACTTTCTTTTGGAGTCCCAGGCCCCCAAGACAATACATGATGCCTTTTGCGTGTTTGAACAGAACCAGGGTCTCCCCCTGAGGCGACACCACTCAGATTTCTACTCCCACTATTTTGGGGGCCTTACAGAGACAATGCTGGTCATCAGATCTGTGTCTACTCTGCTCAACTATGACTATGTGTGGGATATGGTCTTCCACCCCAGTGGGGCCCTAGAAGTCAGATTCCATGCTACGGGCTACATCAGCTCAGCGTTCCTCTTTGGTGCTGCCCGGAAGTATGGGAACCAGGTTGGGGAGCACACGCTGGGCACTGTCCACACCCACAGTGCCCACTTCAAGGTGGATCTGGATGTAGGAG GACTGGAGAACTGGGTCTGGGCTGAGGACATGGCCTTTGTCCCCATGGCGGTACCCTGGAGCCCCGAGCACCAGATGCAGAGGCTGCAGGTGACCCGGAAGCTGCTGGAGACAGAGGAGCAGGCTGCCTTCCCCCTGGGAGGAGCCTCACCCCGCTACCTGTACCTGGCCAGCAACCACAGCAACAAGTGGGGCCACCCTCGGGGCTACCGCATCCAGATGCTCAGCTTTGCTGGGGAGCCGCTGCCTCAGAACAGCTCCATGGAGAGCGCCTTCAGCTGGGGGAG GTACCAGCTGGCAGTGACCCAGCGGAAGGAGGAGGAGCCCAGCAGCACCAGCATCTACAATCAGTACGACCCTTGGGCCCCCACCGTGGACTTCACGGGCTTCATCAACAACGAGACCATTGCTGGAGAG GACTTGGTGGCCTGGGTGACCGCTGGTTTCCTGCACATCCCACATGCAGAGGACATTCCCAACACAGTGACTGTGGGGAATAGTGTGGGCTTCTTCCTCCGACCCTACAACTTCTTTGACCAGGACCCTTCCTTCGATTCTGCTGACTCCATCTACTTCCAGGGGGACCAGGATGCTGGGGACTGTGAGGTCACCTCCCTGGCTTGCCTCCCCCAGGCTGCTTCCTGTGCCCCTGACGTCCCTGCCTTCTCCCACGGGGGCTTCTCTCACAACTAG
- the AOC3 gene encoding membrane primary amine oxidase isoform X4, with amino-acid sequence MLVIRSVSTLLNYDYVWDMVFHPSGALEVRFHATGYISSAFLFGAARKYGNQVGEHTLGTVHTHSAHFKVDLDVGGLENWVWAEDMAFVPMAVPWSPEHQMQRLQVTRKLLETEEQAAFPLGGASPRYLYLASNHSNKWGHPRGYRIQMLSFAGEPLPQNSSMESAFSWGRYQLAVTQRKEEEPSSTSIYNQYDPWAPTVDFTGFINNETIAGEDLVAWVTAGFLHIPHAEDIPNTVTVGNSVGFFLRPYNFFDQDPSFDSADSIYFQGDQDAGDCEVTSLACLPQAASCAPDVPAFSHGGFSHN; translated from the exons ATGCTGGTCATCAGATCTGTGTCTACTCTGCTCAACTATGACTATGTGTGGGATATGGTCTTCCACCCCAGTGGGGCCCTAGAAGTCAGATTCCATGCTACGGGCTACATCAGCTCAGCGTTCCTCTTTGGTGCTGCCCGGAAGTATGGGAACCAGGTTGGGGAGCACACGCTGGGCACTGTCCACACCCACAGTGCCCACTTCAAGGTGGATCTGGATGTAGGAG GACTGGAGAACTGGGTCTGGGCTGAGGACATGGCCTTTGTCCCCATGGCGGTACCCTGGAGCCCCGAGCACCAGATGCAGAGGCTGCAGGTGACCCGGAAGCTGCTGGAGACAGAGGAGCAGGCTGCCTTCCCCCTGGGAGGAGCCTCACCCCGCTACCTGTACCTGGCCAGCAACCACAGCAACAAGTGGGGCCACCCTCGGGGCTACCGCATCCAGATGCTCAGCTTTGCTGGGGAGCCGCTGCCTCAGAACAGCTCCATGGAGAGCGCCTTCAGCTGGGGGAG GTACCAGCTGGCAGTGACCCAGCGGAAGGAGGAGGAGCCCAGCAGCACCAGCATCTACAATCAGTACGACCCTTGGGCCCCCACCGTGGACTTCACGGGCTTCATCAACAACGAGACCATTGCTGGAGAG GACTTGGTGGCCTGGGTGACCGCTGGTTTCCTGCACATCCCACATGCAGAGGACATTCCCAACACAGTGACTGTGGGGAATAGTGTGGGCTTCTTCCTCCGACCCTACAACTTCTTTGACCAGGACCCTTCCTTCGATTCTGCTGACTCCATCTACTTCCAGGGGGACCAGGATGCTGGGGACTGTGAGGTCACCTCCCTGGCTTGCCTCCCCCAGGCTGCTTCCTGTGCCCCTGACGTCCCTGCCTTCTCCCACGGGGGCTTCTCTCACAACTAG
- the LOC118911161 gene encoding LOW QUALITY PROTEIN: membrane primary amine oxidase-like (The sequence of the model RefSeq protein was modified relative to this genomic sequence to represent the inferred CDS: inserted 2 bases in 2 codons; substituted 1 base at 1 genomic stop codon), whose protein sequence is MVVSIILSLCSVLVIGXAVGGTRNEEGVERECRPSLPPRCPPLPSSAQPWTHPGQSQLFADLGQEELMAVMSFLTQQLGPGLVDAAQARPSDNCVFSLELQLPPKIAALAHLDRGRPPPAWEALAIVLFGGQAQPNVSELVVGPLPHPTYMRDVTLERHGGPLPYHRRPMRLREYLDIDQMIFRRELPQVAGLLHHCCFYKRQGGNLVMMITAPPGLQSGDRATWLGLYYNISGAGIYLHPVGLELLVDHKALDPAHWTIQKVFFQGRYYESLAQLEDQFEAGLVNVLLIPDNGTGGSWSLKSHVPRGPAPPLQFYPQGPRFSVQGSRVASSLWTFSFGLGAFSGPRVFDIRFQGERIAYEVSVQEALTVYGSNSPAAMLTRYMDGSFGLGKYATPLTRGVDCPYLATYMDWHFLLESQAPKTIHDAFCVFEQNQGLPLRRHHSDFYSHYFGGLTETMLVIRSVSTLLNYDYVWDMVFHPSGALEVRFHATGYISSVFLFGAARKYGNQVGEHTLGTVHTHSAHFKVDLDVGXLENWVWAEDVAFVPMAVPWSPEHQMQRLQVTRKLLETEEQXLYLASNHSNEWGHPRGYRIQMLSFAGEPLPQNSSMESAFSWGRYQLAMTWWKEEDPSSIRIYNQYDPWAPTVDLTGFINNETVAGQNLVAWVTAGFLHIPHAEDIPNTVTVGNSVGFFLRPYNFFDQDPSFDSDDSIYFQRDQDAGDCEVTSLACLPQAASCAPDVPAFSHGGFSHN, encoded by the exons ATGGTTGTCTCCATTATTTTGTCCCTGTGTAGTGTTCTGGTGATAG TGGCTGTGGGTGGGACTAGGAATGAGGAAGGCGTTGAGAGGGAATGTAGACCCAGCCTGCCACCCCGCTGTCCCCCCTTACCCAGTAGTGCCCAGCCCTGGACACACCCAGGCCAGAGCCAGCTGTTTGCAGACCTGGGCCAAGAGGAGCTGATGGCTGTGATGAGCTTTCTGACCCAGCAGCTGGGCCCCGGCCTGGTGGATGCAGCCCAGGCCCGCCCCTCGGACAACTGTGTCTTCTCGCTGGAGCTGCAGCTGCCCCCCAAGATTGCAGCCCTGGCCCACCTGGACAGGGGGAGACCCCCACCTGCCTGGGAGGCGCTGGCCATCGTCTTATTTGGTGGACAAGCCCAGCCCAACGTGAGTGAGCTGGTGGTGGGGCCGCTGCCACACCCCACCTACATGCGGGATGTGACCCTGGAGCGTCACGGGGGCCCCCTGCCCTATCACCGACGCCCCATGCGGCTCCGAGAGTACCTGGACATAGACCAGATGATTTTCCGCAGAGAACTGCCTCAGGTTGCTGGGCTTCTGCACCACTGTTGCTTCTACAAACGCCAAGGAGGCAACCTGGTGATGATGATCACAGCGCCCCCTGGCTTGCAGTCAGGGGACCGGGCTACCTGGCTGGGCCTCTACTACAACATCTCAGGGGCTGGGATTTATCTGCACCCCGTGGGGCTGGAGCTGCTGGTTGACCACAAGGCCCTGGACCCTGCCCACTGGACCATCCAGAAGGTGTTCTTTCAAGGCCGCTACTATGAGAGTCTGGCCCAGCTGGAGGACCAGTTTGAGGCCGGCCTGGTGAATGTGCTGCTGATCCCAGACAATGGCACGGGTGGGTCCTGGTCGCTGAAGTCCCACGTTCCCCGGGGTCCGGCTCCCCCACTGCAGTTCTATCCCCAGGGCCCCCGCTTCAGTGTCCAGGGAAGCCGAGTGGCCTCTTCACTGTGGACTTTCTCCTTTGGCCTCGGAGCTTTCAGTGGCCCGAGGGTCTTCGACATCCGCTTCCAGGGGGAGAGAATAGCTTATGAAGTCAGCGTCCAGGAGGCCTTGACCGTCTATGGCAGCAACTCCCCTGCAGCGATGCTGACCCGCTACATGGACGGCAGCTTTGGCTTGGGAAAGTATGCCACACCTCTGACCCGTGGGGTGGACTGTCCCTACCTGGCTACCTACATGGACTGGCATTTTCTTTTGGAGTCCCAGGCCCCCAAGACAATACACGATGCCTTTTGCGTGTTTGAACAGAACCAGGGTCTCCCCCTGAGGCGACACCACTCAGATTTCTACTCCCACTATTTTGGGGGCCTTACAGAGACAATGCTGGTCATCAGATCTGTGTCTACTCTGCTCAACTATGACTATGTGTGGGATATGGTCTTCCACCCCAGTGGGGCCCTAGAAGTCAGATTCCATGCCACGGGCTACATCAGCTCAGTGTTCCTCTTTGGTGCTGCCCGGAAGTATGGGAACCAGGTTGGGGAGCACACGCTGGGCACTGTCCACACCCACAGTGCCCACTTCAAGGTGGATCTGGATGTAGGAT GACTGGAGAACTGGGTCTGGGCTGAGGACGTGGCCTTTGTCCCCATGGCGGTACCCTGGAGCCCCGAGCACCAGATGCAGAGGCTGCAGGTGACCCGGAAGCTGCTGGAGACAGAGGAGC GCCTGTACCTGGCCAGCAACCACAGCAACGAGTGGGGTCACCCTCGGGGCTACCGCATCCAGATGCTCAGCTTTGCTGGGGAGCCGCTGCCCCAGAACAGCTCCATGGAGAGCGCCTTCAGCTGGGGGAG GTACCAGCTGGCCATGACCTGGTGGAAGGAGGAGGACCCCAGCAGCATCCGCATCTACAATCAGTACGACCCTTGGGCCCCCACCGTGGACCTCACCGGCTTCATCAACAATGAGACCGTTGCAGGGC AGAATTTGGTGGCCTGGGTGACCGCTGGTTTCCTGCACATCCCACATGCAGAGGACATTCCCAACACAGTGACTGTGGGGAATAGTGTGGGCTTCTTCCTCCGACCCTACAACTTCTTTGACCAGGACCCTTCCTTCGATTCTGATGACTCCATCTACTTCCAGAGGGACCAGGATGCTGGGGACTGTGAGGTCACCTCCCTGGCTTGCCTCCCCCAGGCTGCTTCCTGTGCCCCTGACGTCCCTGCCTTCTCCCACGGGGGCTTCTCTCACAACTAG